AGTCAGCTATGCCACCGGTGTATGTGAGCGAATTAATTAATCAAACAACCCGTGCATGAAACAGACACGCAATCAACACACACCTAATCCAGCCTGATGTGGATGTGGTTCCGAATATCCCATTGAGTACTATCTCACTTTCAGATTCCTAGGCTTGGCACTATGAGAACTCTGGGAATTTTTCGGCGCGGTCTGCTTATCACTTGCTCGTAGATACGAAGAGGCAACGTGAAGATTGGCTTGAATAGCGATCAGGCCCGTCTGATATGAAGATTATCCGCCGGCAATGGTCTACACTTTGGGGAGTGAAGATACCGTCAAAAGTTAAAATTTTTGTGTGGTGACTAACTCATGTGTCGCTGCCTACTGCTGATGTACGAGCTACTAGGAATATGGCGAAGGATGTGACATGTTCGCTCTGTAATGCAGCGACGGATTCATGTCATCATTCACTAATTGAGTGCAACACGGCCAAGGCAGGTTGGGGCCTGATGGATGATGATGTGGTGAATCTTGTGCAAGTAGGAAACTATGGCAACCCCAAACTCTGGTTGTTCAATCTAATGGAAGTAGCCTCCTAGGCAGAAGTGGTCAGAGTCCTTGTAACTCTTTGGTCCATCTGATGGGTTTGGAGAAAGGCGATCCACGAGCAACACTTTCAGAATTCACTTTCAATCTTCTCCTATATTCAGAATTTTTTTTACTGATCTTGATATGTTACCAGTGAAGAAGAGCAACCCCAACGGGCCATGCACGGTCCAGCGCGGATGTCAAGCCCCGGCTATCGGCAGCGCCAAGATTTATGTTGATGGTGGAGTCAACCGAGGAGAAAACAAGTGTGCTGTTAATGCAGTCTGCCGAGACACGAGCGACACGTTCCTTGGAGTATCGTCGGTGGTATTTGAGGGGCTTACTCAGCCGGGAATTCTGTAAGCTATTACCTGTAATGAGGCTCTCTTCCTGACTCTAGACTTGAACCTGCCAAGTTACAGATTGCCACGGACTGTTTGCAAGTAGTACGAAACATTGAAGAGGAGAATTCATGCAACTATGGAGTGATTGTCAAAGAGATCCTAATGAAAAAGGAGCTATTTCAGGAAGTATCTATTAGTCATGAGTCTCGAGCTTGTAATTTAGAAGCACACAATCTTGTTAGGGCTTCTACTTCTCTTAAGNNNNNNNNNNNNNNNNNNNNNNNNNNNNNNNNNNNNNNNNNNNNNNNNNNNNNNNNNNNNNNNNNNNNNNNNNNNNNNNNNNNNNNNNNNNNNNNNNNNNNNNNNNNNNNNNNNNNNNNNNNNNNNNNNNNNNNNNNNNNNNNNNNNNNNNNNNNNNNNNNNNNNNNNNNNNNNNNNNNNNNNNNNNNNNNNNNNNNNNNNNNNNNNNNNNNNNNNNNNNNNNNNNNNNNNNNNNNNNNNNNNNNNNNNNNNNNNNNNNNNNNNNNNNNNNNNNNNNNNNNNNNNNNNNNNNNNNNNNNNNNNNNNNNNNNNNNNNNNNNNNNNNNNNNNNNNNNNNNNNNNNNNNNNNNNNNNNNNNNNNNNNNNNNNNNNNNNNNNNNNNNNNNNNNNNNNNNNNNNNNNNNNNNNNNNNNNNNNNNNNNNNNNNNNNNNNNNNNNNNNNNNNNNNNNNNNNNNNNNTTTAGTGCTAGCTCTCCTGCTCCCCATTCTAGTTAGCTGGTTGGTTGGTTTTGCGGCAATTTTTTGCAATTCTCGCACTTTACCCaagttataaaatgattgtagtcTGCACGAGCTTGGCTTAAGAAAGGGATTGCCCTTTGCAGTGACCGGCAGTTTGTTCAAGTTTGGTTTTTGGAATGCCTCTGTAAGTGTATCAGatccagttttttttttttttttggcgaGGAAAGATAAGAGATCcatgggatcgaactatgtacatTTGCCTTCCTGCCGCCGTATTAGGCTACCTGGAACTGTAATCTGGGAGTACGAGGGTTTGGCATTTTGGAGGATTTTAACTCTTGTCCTTCAGAAAATTTACAGTTTTCACCTGAATGCTAGTCTAACAGTGCCTGATAGTTGTACTTGTACCTATCCAATTGGTGTGTCATCTTGGCAAGTTGCTTCAAGACTACTGATTGAATTCAACAGCTGAAATTACCAAACATCTGCTTGTGACCTCAAAACTTGTTATAGTCACTACCTTTTGTGTGCAGGCTACCTATCACCATCTGCTCAAGTGAATGCACTGGACACTGGAAACTTCTTCTTGCCAATGGCCAATACGTCCAACAAGCGCATGGGACCAACAGGGTTTTCGGGTATCACAAGTGACAGGATCAGCAGCCTCCCTGATGAGATTCTCCACCATATCCTGTCTCTCATGACTGCACGAGAAGCAGTGCAGACATGCGTGCTATCCACGAGGTGGCGCGACGTTTGGATGTCTTTGCGGTGCATTGAAGTTGAGGCACAGGAATTCACCAACATGGAGAGATTTGTGATGTTCATGGACAACCTACTACTGCGCCGTGGTTTGGTACCTCTAGATAGCTTTTCCCTCATGGGCTGGAGCGATGATTTTTCCCTTAACCATCCCAGAGCTAACCTGTGGGTCTGCCATGCCCTTAGGAGCAATGTCCGTGTGCTTCAGATCTTCAGCCGTAAATTATTTAATCTTGAGTACTCTCCCTTCATTTCGTCGCATCTGAAAATACTCAATCTCCGTGATGTTTCCATCGCTGCCCTCTTCATTGAGAAGCTCTTTTCTGGCTGTCCGCAGCTGGAAGAACTATCATTGGTAGACTGTCGTGTTCCTGCCACCAAGTTCTCCTCTAGGACCCTGAAGAAATTAACATTTATCGCACATACCCCCTATGGTGCTGATGATGTCCATACTGATTTTGAAGACCTTGTCATAGATACCCCTAGTCTTGTTTCGCTGCATCTGGAGGACATTCCGTTGTTAACTCCTTGCCTTGTGAATGTCTCATCTGTTGTCAAGGCTTCATTTCGCCTGGATGAAGAATGTTTCTCGAGTCCTTATGTAAGCTGCAATATTATCAGTGCCCTGTCAAATGTTACGAAGTTGAAGTTGTTCTTTGGACTTGACAATGTAAGTTTGTCTTCAACTGTGCAATGACTCATTCTTCATCTAATTGTCTTCTAACTTTTAACTATTATTTTTCATGGTTTCGTCTTGTGTAGGAAACTGCAAGCAAGGTTCTAAGAAGAGATCTCTGGAGGTGCCAGGCATTCAACAACCTGAAAACTTTGTCTGTCAGTGGCTGGTGCATAGATGTTGACCTCCGTGCACTGGTCTACTTTCTTCGACGCTCACCTGCCTTAGAGAAACTTACTCTGTGTCTCAGCCAGGCAAGGATATATTTCGTCTTACCACAATGGGTTTTACTTGTTGTTCATAAAGATATTTACACGTCTTTGATTCTTGTCAGGCTAGAGCTTCAGACAGGCTTCGCCGAAGGGACAGCACAGAGTCCGAGGAAACAAGCACATCGTTTAATTGTAAACATCTGAAGAAGGTCAAGATCAGATGCCCTCAGGGTGACAAAAGGGTGGGCAATATTCTGAATGTCATACTTGCTAGCGCCTCTCTCCCGGAAATTGTCATCAATCCGTACGAGCGCTGGGATCCTTTGGAGTAAGCCTCTCTTTGTTCGTTGGTAATTTTTGGTTTTCCTTTTAGTAGTTGTGCCAACAAAGGCAATCAGAAACTCACTGCTATTTTCTTGTACTTGTAGGTAGGGAGATGTGCACGGCCCATGCGTTATTACCGTGGATTAGAGCTTCTGATGGTTGGCAAGTGTTGCTTCCGATTTGATGTGGAAGGGCTTTTTAATGTTTGTGTGCTCTTCTTTTTGCGGGGAATGTTTGTGTGATCATGAGGCCAACAAATTAATATTCCTGTAACTGAATCTGGATATGTGTTTCACTTTCCAGAGGCATATGCAGAGAAATTTGATATTAGAGTTGTGTTTGACATTATTCGGGATTACTGTAATCTCATCGTTTGCTTGACTGTCTTAACATATTTTGCCGTGTGGCCACCCTCTCACGGTATACTCGTCAGAACACAAGTTTAAAATCATGCTCTGGCTGAAAACATAACGGTACACAGACAGCAATGACGGAAATGTTGTGGCGCAGGCCTTCCTCCATCCGTAGCTATGATGATGCACAGCAACCATCCAtactttgaaaaaaaaatcacggcACACCATTGGATCGGTTGTTGTAGGAATCGGGCATTACACGGTAAGGGAGCGCGCTCTGCCGTGTTTCGTTTCGTCATCGCTGTCATTTGTGATCTTGAGTTGGGCTGAGTTTACAGAATGTAAGTGCAATAGGGGGGTTGGGGGCCTGTAATGTAAAGCAAATGTTCAATATAGTCAAGGGCAAAATCTGTAATTACCATGAAGTACAGAGACTAAACTACAGAGTAAACTAAGTCTAGGGAGTAATCTGCGTGGTACAGTAAGTCTGAGTGTGCCTAACAGATAGATAAATGTAGCAACGAATACATAAACTAGGTAATGTTTGAGGACTCAAATGCAAATGACCATAGAGATAAGATTCTATATCCTCCATGCTTGTTCACACAAAAATCACCATACTGTGCTGCTCGTCGGCTGTAGGCCGCCGTCACCACACGTCGGATAGTGTCATTGCTTCAGATCCGAGAGCCTGGGACCGAGCTGGGCACC
This portion of the Triticum dicoccoides isolate Atlit2015 ecotype Zavitan chromosome 7A, WEW_v2.0, whole genome shotgun sequence genome encodes:
- the LOC119329254 gene encoding F-box protein At4g22280-like; the protein is MANTSNKRMGPTGFSGITSDRISSLPDEILHHILSLMTAREAVQTCVLSTRWRDVWMSLRCIEVEAQEFTNMERFVMFMDNLLLRRGLVPLDSFSLMGWSDDFSLNHPRANLWVCHALRSNVRVLQIFSRKLFNLEYSPFISSHLKILNLRDVSIAALFIEKLFSGCPQLEELSLVDCRVPATKFSSRTLKKLTFIAHTPYGADDVHTDFEDLVIDTPSLVSLHLEDIPLLTPCLVNVSSVVKASFRLDEECFSSPYVSCNIISALSNVTKLKLFFGLDNETASKVLRRDLWRCQAFNNLKTLSVSGWCIDVDLRALVYFLRRSPALEKLTLCLSQARASDRLRRRDSTESEETSTSFNCKHLKKVKIRCPQGDKRVGNILNVILASASLPEIVINPYERWDPLE